The genomic stretch GGCCACGGCCAAAGGCCTTGGAAGAGACCCGGATAATGGGGCAGAACTGATTGCGTTTGTATTCATTGCGATTGACCAGCGGCACCACCTGTTGCACCAGTGCCGGATCAAAACCCATTGCAATGATTTCCGGAATGGTTTTGCGTTGTTCAATGTACTGATACAGAATCGGGTCCAGCCGTTCGTAGGGAGGCAAGCTATCGGTATCCTTTTGTCCCGGCCTGAGTTCGGCTGACGGGGCTTTATGGATGATGTTGAGGGGAATGATTTCCTGATTTCGGTTCAGATAACGGGCAAGTGCATACACCTGCAGTTTGTATACATCACCCAGCACGCTCAATCCGCCGGCCATATCGCCATACAGAGTCCCATAACCCACGGCCAGTTCGCTTTTATTGGAGGTGTTGAGCAGGATATAACCAAATTTGTTGGCAATGGCCATCAGCAAGTTGCCGCGGATCCGAGCCTGGATATTTTCTTCTGCTAGCCCGAACGGCCGGTCCTGAAAGACGGGCTTCAAAGTATCCAAAAAACTATGGTAGATGTTGCGGATGGGGATGATTTCATACCGATTGCCCAGGCGCCTGCTCAGCTCCACCGCATCTTCCACGGAAGCGGATGAAGAAAATTCGGAAGGCATCATCACAGAAAGCACCCGAGCCGCACCCAGGGCTTCGCAGGCCAGTGCAGTGGCTACGGCACTGTCAATGCCGCCGGAAGAGCCAATCACACAACTCCCCAGACCCATTTTGGAAAAATAATCCCGGATGCCCAGCAGCAGGGCATCATGAATCCGATCAATCTGAAACTCCGGCCGCAGGGTTTGTGTGGAAGCAGGAGGTTGCTGGGTGATGGCGGGCTGATAGGAAAGTTTTTCCAGCTCGATGATGTCAAGGGCTTCTTCAAAAGATGGCAAATGCCTCACCAGTTCGGCACGGGCGTTGAAAACAAGGGAAGCTCCGTCGAACACCAGCTCGGTCTGTGCTCCTACAGCATTGCAATAGATCAATGGCAGATGGTATTGCCTTACATTTTCGCGAATGATTTCGATGCGTTGCTGTTCATGATCATAATCAAATGGTGAAGCAGAAATATTGATGATGCAATCGGGTTGTTCACGGATGAGCATATCCAGCGGTGAAATCTGGTAGAGTTTGGGTTCTGCCACATTCCAGATATCCTCGCAGATGGTAAGCGCTATTTTTTTATTTTGAAATTGTATGCAATGCCAGCTGGTAGCCGGCTCAAAATATCGGCTTTCATCAAATACATCATAAGTAGGCAAAAGGGTTTTATGTATCACATCCTGAATCCGGCCGTCATACAGCAGATAAGCACTGTTGAACAGGCGCCTGCCGCGAGGGGAGGGATTTCTGGAAGGGGCACCTACAATGACACCTATATCTTCCGCATGTGCACAGATTCGCTGCAATGTGTTTTCGCATGCTGCAATAAAATCATCAAATTCAAGCAGATCCATCGGTGGATAACCGCATATACATAATTCAGAAAAAACCACCAGATCAGCCTGCAGGCTGCGGGCCTGTTCAATACCCTGGATGATTTTATCAGCATTGGAGTCAAAATCTCCAATATGATAATTTTGTTGTATGAGTGCAATTCTCATGCAGCCATGGAATTCAATGCAAAGGATCAATTCCTGCAAAATTAACGTATTCTGCAGCGGTTGCAGAGGATGGATTTAACGAAACAGGTACTGCATATATCAGCGGCAAATCCATAAGTTTGCGTTTACCCTTCATGATTTATCTGCGATATGTACGTGAAAAAGATGAAACGGTTCGGATGGATCTTAATGCTGTTATGCATTGTATGCAGCAGCTGTGTACGTAAAAAACATCGGCCAGTGCCGGATGTCTCGCATATTTCAGTTCCACCCGTCATGATTGATCGTTTTGATCAGGCCCTGACGGCACTTGATACTGCCCATCTGCATCAGGCGCTTGCACAGCTCTATCAGCAATATCCTGCTTTTATGCCGGTATATTTTGAACAGATTATGAATTATGGGCCTTACAGTGATACCAATCATTTGTTGTTTGAAGAAGTGCGGGCAATGTTGCATTCAAAAGATATTCACGGATTGCAGGATACGATCAACAAACATTTTCCGGATTTAAGCTGGCTGAGCAGGGAGCTCAGGCAGGGATTCCGTTATTTGAAATATTATTTTCCTTCCTATCATATCCCGAAAGTTGTCACATTTTATTCCGGTCTGAATAATTTCGGAGCGGTGACGGTGGACACTGTGCTGGGTATCGGACTGGATATGTTTTTGGGTGAAAATTATCCGTTTTACCTGCAGGTTTCTGATCCTTATCCGCAATATATGCTGCACCAGTTTGCTCCGGAGTATATAGTACCTGATTGTTTTAAAGTGATTGAACAGCAAATGTATCCACCGGCTCAGGAAGGCACATTGCTGGATATGATGGTGCAGGCCGGCAAACAGTTGTATTTTCTGGATGTCATATTGCCCGATGCACCAGATAGCGTCAAAATCGGTTTCACACAAAAACAGCTTGACTGGTGCAGAAAAAATGAACGCTTGATCTGGCAGTATTTTATCCAGAACAATTTATTGTATGTGCGCGATATGCAGCAAATTCTTCATTATGTAGGTCCGGGGCCTAATACACAGGGTATGCCCGGAGAGGCGCCCGGCAATATCGGAAGCTGGGTTGGCTGGCAAATTGTAAGAAAATATATGGACGATCATCCGGACGTATCCCTTCCCCAACTCATGCAAATGCGCGATGCGCAGCAGCTGCTTACCGATGCCAGATATCGTCCCTGAGCAGCTCTTCATTCAAAATTCAGGGAGAAAATCACCATGTGTGATTTCATGCGTTCAATTACATCTGAATAGATTAAACCGGGTGTGGGTTTGAAGATATTGCGAAATCCGTTGCTGATCTTCACTTCTGGCGAAAGTACAAAAGCAGGAAAATAAATATGAAATCCAAACCCCAATTCATAGCCCAGATCATATTTGGAAAGCTGAATCATATCTTCTGCTTTACGGGCTGTTGCATTGGTGCTTACATCGTCAGCAAAACGTACGCCTGTGAAAGCATATACCCTGAAATTGCCGAATCGGTCTGAATTTAATACTACATGTAATGGGAAATTCAGCAATACTGATTCAATTTTTTTATCCACTTCAGAAGAATCCTTGATGGTATAGCGAATGTTTCGGTCCGTAAAAATCAATGCAGGATTGAAGCGCACATCAATATGTTCTGTGAGTCGCATGGTGGCACGGAATCCCATGGTAAGGCCTCCGTTGTTGAGGGGCAATACAACCTGAATACTGTCCTGCTGCAGGAAATAGGGAGAAGGGTCTAGGTTAAATGTAGAAGTTGCATAGCCCAATGTGATGCCGAAATAATAATCGGCATTATCAATGTCATTGGCAAAGAACTGAGCTTGTGCCGGAACAGATTGCCACAGGTATAAACCCAGAAAAACTACGATTGCTTTTTGTAGCCGCAATACACGGAACAAATGCCCAAGGTGTACTTTCTGCATATGACGTGCTGATAACCAATCTCAGTTAATAGATCTATCATGCGTTGACCGTAAGGAAAGGCTCTCACCGATGCAGGCAAATAGGAATAAGCCTCCCGATGATGAGCCAGCCATTTCCCGATCATCGGTGTGATATAACGAAAATACAGGTGATATAATTGTTTGACGGGAAAAGATTCCGGATAGGAAAATTCCAGGATCACGGCCTTGCCGCCGGGCTTCAGTACGCGAAGCATCTCTTTCAGTCCTGCATGCAGATTTTCAAAATTACGCACACCAAAAGCCACCATCACGGCATCGAAAGCATGGTCCGGAAAAGGCAGGGCTTCCGCATCAGCCTGCTGCAGGGTAATCCGGTTCTCCAGATGGGCATCTGTTATCTTGCGGCGGCCCAGTTGCAGCATCTGTTCGGCAATATCCACACCGGTGATCTGTGCCTGAGGGTATTGGCGGGCAAGCATCAAAGCCACATCAGCCGTACCAGTAGCCACATCCAGAATCTGGCGGGGCTGTATATCGGCCAGCAGGCGAATGGCTTTTTTGCGCCATTGAACATCAATGCCTGCTGAAAGTAGCCGGTTCAGCAGGTCATACCGACCGGCAATTTCATTAAACATCTGCGCCACCTGTGCTTTCTTGCTTAACTTTGAATGCTGATAAGGCACAATAGGTGGCTTTTGGGCTGACGAAGACATGATGCGCAAAGTTAGGAGTTCATTTTTAGAAGCCAGATAACGGATTAGCCGATGGAAATTATTTCTGCTCGATTGGTAAGCTGCAGTGCGGATGTGCGTACATGTCCCAAGCCTCATTTGCCCGAATATGCATTCGTCGGTCGTTCCAATGTAGGAAAATCATCGTTCATCAACATGCTGACCGGCCAGCACAGGCTGGCCAAAACCAGTGCCACGCCCGGCAAAACACAAACCATCAATCATTATATCATCGAAAGCCGTCCGGATCCGCTGCAGCGGCTCAGGCGCGGAAGCTGGTATCTGGTTGATCTGCCGGGTTATGGCTATGCCCGTCAATCCCAGCAACAACGTAAAAACTGGCAACAGCTGATTCAATCCTATCTGCAGCAACGCAAAAACCTCGTATATACCTTTCTGCTGATTGATAGTTCCATTCCACCTCAAACCATTGATCTGGATTTTGCAGATCAGCTGGGTCAATGGCAGATTCCTTTTGTGTTGGTATTTACCAAAACGGATAAAGAAAAACAAAACCTGGTGCACAAACATGTGCAGGCATTTCTGAAGGAAATGGAAATGCGCTGGGAACATCTTCCGCCCTATTTTCTGGCTTCTGCAAAGAAAAAAACAAGAAGAAAGGAAATCCTGGAATTCATTCAGGAGTGGAATACCCGGTTTCAGGCTATTGCCTGAAAATTAATTCACGATTTTATTGGCGCAACAGCTGCTGGCAAAAGCTTCAGGCTTGGCCTTGAAAGCAAAGCCCATTCCCAGGATATAACCCATGGCTTCGCGCAACGCTTCATTGCTTTTGAAGTGAGGATTGGTGTTGATGTCGGCATGCACTTCCATGTCCACATCATACTCATTGAACAAATCGCAAAGCTCATAGGCAATGGCAATGCTTTTGCTTACTTCCACCAGCATTCGTTCCCGGATGGAATAATGCTGATGATCTTTTTCATTGTGGATGAACATGAAGCCGCCGTGTCCTTCACGCAGAAATACAATAACGGTTGCAAATTCAGTTTCATGGCCTCTCACCTGACTGTCCGTGCCAATGCATACCTTCAAGCGGAAACCCTTTGCTGTTTCACGTTCTATAGCGCGGCGAACTTCTTCTTTGATGGGAAGTTTGATGGGTTCGCCATTGAATCTTCGCCAGTGCATGTTGATATGGTTCTGATGATAAAAAGAACATAATCAATCATCTAAAGTAACAAAAAATCCGGATGCTAGCATGTTTTATTTTTGTTAACTGAATGGGTGGCATCCGCTTGGTTTATCTGTGATTTAATCCTGCTGTTTCAAACTGATGGGTGCTTAGCAATACCAGGGTGCAGGCTTCAATGACCGATATACCGGCCTGTCGCAAAATCGTTTCCAGTTCCTGATTTTCCGTCCCGGGATTGAAAATAACCCGAACAGGATGCAATTGCAATAGCTTATCCTGGTACAGATGCTGATGCCGGGGATGCAGGTATAGGCTAACGGTATGCACAGCCACATGTTCCGGCCAGGATGTCTGGATGTTGATGTTACCGATCCGGCCTTCATGCTGTCCCAGCGCAATCACCTGGTAACCCTGTTCCTGCAGACGTAGCACGGCCAGATAACTATACCGTGCAGGATTGGGAGAAGCGCCAATAACCAGTGTGGTCCATTCAGCGTGTTCCATGTATTCGATTCAGTTTCGGAAAATTAACCCATTGATTTGGTAATGCCAAAAGCCGATATTAATTTTATCGCATAATTACTTTTTTATGCTGATACGATTAAATGTTATTCTTACATTATTTTTATCTGCGGCTTTTTTTGCCTGCAATACTTCTCATCATCAGACACAACAACGATCTTTTTCAATTGATTCTTTGGTTATGGAACATCTGTTACCCGATTCTACGGCATTTGCCGATACAGTAGATGGAAAGGAAGTGCGGATTTATTATCTCGAGAATCATCAAGGGATGGCTGTGGCTATCACCAACTATGGTGGCCGCATTGTAAGCCTGGTGGTGCCCGATAGTGCCGGTAATCCCGTAGATGTAGTATTGGGCTATGCAAGCCTGAAGGATTATCTGGCCGACAGTAACACCTATCTGGGAGCGCTCATTGGCCGCTATGGCAACCGGATTGCCAAAGGCAGGTTTACGCTGAACGGAAAAACCTACCAGCTGTATATCAACAACGCCCCCAACAGCCTGCATGGCGGACATTATGGTTTTGATCGCAAGGTGTGGGAAGCGCGCCAGCCCTCAGACAATGTACTGGAGCTGACTTATGTATCACCCGATGGGGAAGAAAATTATCCGGGCACGCTTACGGTGCATGTAACCTATACGCTGACCGACAGCAATGCCCTGAAGATCAGCTATGAAGCCACAACGGATAAACCTACGATTCTCAATCTTACCAATCACGCCTATTTCAATCTTTCCGGTGAAGGATATCCCACCATCGGCAATACCGTGCTTCAGCTGTTTGCCGATCATTATACACCTATTGACAGCACATTGATACCTACGGGTGAAATTGCGCCTGTAGCAGGTACGCCGCTTGATTTTACCCAGCCCGAAGAGATAGGCCGGCGGATAGATTCACCCTTCATTCAGCTGCAATACGGCCATGGATATGATCACAATTTTGTGCTGAACAAGCCCAGGCCCGATGCATTAAGCCTGGCCGCCATTGCCTATTCACCGATTACTGGTGTAGAGATGAAAGTATATACTACCCAGCCAGGCGTACAGTTTTACAGCGGAAACTTTCTGGATGGTACCAGGCATGGATTAAGCGGTAAACCTTATGTGCGACGTTCCGCATTTTGTCTGGAAACCCAGCATTTTCCGGATTCTCCCAACCATCCCAATTTTCCAAGTACCCTGTTAAATCCGGGTCAGACGTTTACCAGCGAAACCATTTATGCCTTTGGCATTCATGGGGAGGAGGAAGAATAAAGGCTGGCAGCTCATCCCATCACATTTTTAGTAAAAACAACTGTACAACTTATGCATGCGGATGCAGGAAACAAGATCAAACCTGCATCTGCATGATGTTTATGGAAGAACAACCAAAAGGGAGATGTAAGCCAGGTTTAAGCGCAACGATGGCGGATTACACATCCAGGTTGGCGTAGCGGGCGTGCTTTTCGATAAATTCTCTGCGGGGTTGCACTTC from Thermoflavifilum aggregans encodes the following:
- a CDS encoding NAD+ synthase, with protein sequence MRIALIQQNYHIGDFDSNADKIIQGIEQARSLQADLVVFSELCICGYPPMDLLEFDDFIAACENTLQRICAHAEDIGVIVGAPSRNPSPRGRRLFNSAYLLYDGRIQDVIHKTLLPTYDVFDESRYFEPATSWHCIQFQNKKIALTICEDIWNVAEPKLYQISPLDMLIREQPDCIINISASPFDYDHEQQRIEIIRENVRQYHLPLIYCNAVGAQTELVFDGASLVFNARAELVRHLPSFEEALDIIELEKLSYQPAITQQPPASTQTLRPEFQIDRIHDALLLGIRDYFSKMGLGSCVIGSSGGIDSAVATALACEALGAARVLSVMMPSEFSSSASVEDAVELSRRLGNRYEIIPIRNIYHSFLDTLKPVFQDRPFGLAEENIQARIRGNLLMAIANKFGYILLNTSNKSELAVGYGTLYGDMAGGLSVLGDVYKLQVYALARYLNRNQEIIPLNIIHKAPSAELRPGQKDTDSLPPYERLDPILYQYIEQRKTIPEIIAMGFDPALVQQVVPLVNRNEYKRNQFCPIIRVSSKAFGRGRRIPIVGKY
- the gldB gene encoding gliding motility lipoprotein GldB, which codes for MLLCIVCSSCVRKKHRPVPDVSHISVPPVMIDRFDQALTALDTAHLHQALAQLYQQYPAFMPVYFEQIMNYGPYSDTNHLLFEEVRAMLHSKDIHGLQDTINKHFPDLSWLSRELRQGFRYLKYYFPSYHIPKVVTFYSGLNNFGAVTVDTVLGIGLDMFLGENYPFYLQVSDPYPQYMLHQFAPEYIVPDCFKVIEQQMYPPAQEGTLLDMMVQAGKQLYFLDVILPDAPDSVKIGFTQKQLDWCRKNERLIWQYFIQNNLLYVRDMQQILHYVGPGPNTQGMPGEAPGNIGSWVGWQIVRKYMDDHPDVSLPQLMQMRDAQQLLTDARYRP
- the porT gene encoding type IX secretion/gliding motility protein PorT/SprT, with amino-acid sequence MQKVHLGHLFRVLRLQKAIVVFLGLYLWQSVPAQAQFFANDIDNADYYFGITLGYATSTFNLDPSPYFLQQDSIQVVLPLNNGGLTMGFRATMRLTEHIDVRFNPALIFTDRNIRYTIKDSSEVDKKIESVLLNFPLHVVLNSDRFGNFRVYAFTGVRFADDVSTNATARKAEDMIQLSKYDLGYELGFGFHIYFPAFVLSPEVKISNGFRNIFKPTPGLIYSDVIERMKSHMVIFSLNFE
- the ubiE gene encoding bifunctional demethylmenaquinone methyltransferase/2-methoxy-6-polyprenyl-1,4-benzoquinol methylase UbiE produces the protein MSSSAQKPPIVPYQHSKLSKKAQVAQMFNEIAGRYDLLNRLLSAGIDVQWRKKAIRLLADIQPRQILDVATGTADVALMLARQYPQAQITGVDIAEQMLQLGRRKITDAHLENRITLQQADAEALPFPDHAFDAVMVAFGVRNFENLHAGLKEMLRVLKPGGKAVILEFSYPESFPVKQLYHLYFRYITPMIGKWLAHHREAYSYLPASVRAFPYGQRMIDLLTEIGYQHVICRKYTLGICSVYCGYKKQS
- the yihA gene encoding ribosome biogenesis GTP-binding protein YihA/YsxC, with amino-acid sequence MEIISARLVSCSADVRTCPKPHLPEYAFVGRSNVGKSSFINMLTGQHRLAKTSATPGKTQTINHYIIESRPDPLQRLRRGSWYLVDLPGYGYARQSQQQRKNWQQLIQSYLQQRKNLVYTFLLIDSSIPPQTIDLDFADQLGQWQIPFVLVFTKTDKEKQNLVHKHVQAFLKEMEMRWEHLPPYFLASAKKKTRRKEILEFIQEWNTRFQAIA
- a CDS encoding ribonuclease H-like YkuK family protein; this translates as MHWRRFNGEPIKLPIKEEVRRAIERETAKGFRLKVCIGTDSQVRGHETEFATVIVFLREGHGGFMFIHNEKDHQHYSIRERMLVEVSKSIAIAYELCDLFNEYDVDMEVHADINTNPHFKSNEALREAMGYILGMGFAFKAKPEAFASSCCANKIVN
- a CDS encoding CoA-binding protein, translated to MEHAEWTTLVIGASPNPARYSYLAVLRLQEQGYQVIALGQHEGRIGNINIQTSWPEHVAVHTVSLYLHPRHQHLYQDKLLQLHPVRVIFNPGTENQELETILRQAGISVIEACTLVLLSTHQFETAGLNHR
- a CDS encoding aldose epimerase family protein, with protein sequence MEHLLPDSTAFADTVDGKEVRIYYLENHQGMAVAITNYGGRIVSLVVPDSAGNPVDVVLGYASLKDYLADSNTYLGALIGRYGNRIAKGRFTLNGKTYQLYINNAPNSLHGGHYGFDRKVWEARQPSDNVLELTYVSPDGEENYPGTLTVHVTYTLTDSNALKISYEATTDKPTILNLTNHAYFNLSGEGYPTIGNTVLQLFADHYTPIDSTLIPTGEIAPVAGTPLDFTQPEEIGRRIDSPFIQLQYGHGYDHNFVLNKPRPDALSLAAIAYSPITGVEMKVYTTQPGVQFYSGNFLDGTRHGLSGKPYVRRSAFCLETQHFPDSPNHPNFPSTLLNPGQTFTSETIYAFGIHGEEEE